Proteins from a single region of Myxococcales bacterium:
- a CDS encoding rubredoxin, with protein MDDKWVCINCGFIYDPTHGDPARGFPPATPFERLPDNWTCPICYAAKSSFDRL; from the coding sequence ATGGATGACAAATGGGTGTGCATCAACTGCGGCTTCATTTACGACCCGACGCACGGCGACCCGGCGCGCGGCTTTCCGCCCGCCACGCCGTTCGAGCGCCTGCCCGATAACTGGACGTGCCCGATCTGTTACGCGGCGAAGTCATCGTTCGATCGCTTGTAG